From a single Oceanobacillus kimchii X50 genomic region:
- the ccpA gene encoding catabolite control protein A has translation MNVTIYDVAREANVSMATVSRVVNGNPNVKPTTRKKVLATIEQLGYRPNAVARGLASKKTTTVGAIIPDISNIFFSELARGIEDIATMYKYNIILSSSDQNKDKELELINTMLEKQVDGILFMGGNISEEHIHQFQTSSVPVVLASTYDPTDTIPSVNIDYELAAYEATKQLIQKGNKQPALVGSKADTSVNNLKTSGYLRALKEANIEVNEDYIYKDEYAYQTGIKAVEYLLDLDDKPNSVFVMYDEIALGVIHGAQDKGLNVPNDLEVFGFDNIRLSTMVRPTLTTIVQPTYDIGAVGMRLLTKYMNKEQVDEKNVVLPHRIEFRNSTIQ, from the coding sequence ATGAATGTAACTATTTACGATGTAGCAAGAGAAGCAAATGTCTCCATGGCTACGGTTTCTCGTGTGGTTAACGGAAACCCGAATGTGAAACCAACCACAAGAAAGAAAGTATTGGCTACAATTGAACAACTTGGTTATCGCCCAAATGCAGTAGCACGAGGCCTTGCGAGTAAAAAGACAACAACTGTTGGAGCGATTATTCCGGATATTTCCAATATCTTCTTCTCTGAACTGGCACGAGGGATTGAAGATATTGCTACTATGTATAAATATAATATAATTTTGAGTAGTTCTGATCAAAACAAAGATAAGGAATTAGAGTTAATTAATACTATGTTAGAAAAACAGGTTGATGGAATACTGTTTATGGGTGGTAATATTTCTGAAGAGCATATTCATCAATTTCAAACTTCTTCGGTTCCTGTCGTATTAGCTTCCACATACGATCCAACAGATACAATACCTTCCGTAAATATTGATTATGAACTTGCTGCATATGAAGCGACAAAGCAATTAATTCAAAAAGGAAATAAACAACCAGCATTAGTTGGAAGTAAAGCTGACACTAGTGTAAATAACTTGAAAACCAGTGGTTATTTAAGAGCATTAAAAGAAGCAAATATAGAAGTTAATGAAGATTATATTTATAAAGATGAGTACGCTTATCAAACTGGAATTAAAGCAGTAGAATATCTATTGGATTTAGATGATAAGCCTAATTCTGTGTTTGTTATGTATGATGAAATTGCTTTAGGTGTTATTCATGGAGCTCAGGATAAAGGACTCAATGTGCCGAATGATTTAGAAGTATTTGGATTTGATAACATTCGTTTATCAACAATGGTTCGACCTACGTTGACCACCATTGTACAGCCAACATATGATATTGGTGCTGTAGGAATGCGTTTATTAACTAAATATATGAACAAAGAGCAAGTTGATGAAAAAAATGTAGTATTACCACATAGAATCGAATTTAGAAACTCAACAATTCAATAA
- a CDS encoding bifunctional 3-deoxy-7-phosphoheptulonate synthase/chorismate mutase: MSNEMEQLRQQMDDINLEILDLINQRASVVQEIGKLKTKQSIIRFDPVREREMLDYIKENNNGPFQDATLEHIFKEIFKASLELQEDDHSKALLVSRKKKPENTVVNLKGKEVGNGELSYVFGPCAVESYEQVAAVAQSVKDKGLKLLRGGAFKPRTSPYDFQGLGVEGLQILKKVADEYDLAVISEIVNPAHIEEAIEYIDVIQIGARNMQNFELLKAAGDSKKPVLLKRGLSATISEFINAAEYIMSRGNGDIILCERGIRTYEKATRNTLDISAVPVLKKETHLPIMVDVTHSTGRRDLLLPTAKAAIAVGADGVMAEVHPDPAVALSDSAQQMDIPTFDQFYKEIKETENRLR; this comes from the coding sequence ATGAGTAATGAAATGGAACAACTAAGACAGCAAATGGATGATATAAATCTAGAAATATTAGATTTAATCAATCAACGTGCAAGTGTTGTACAAGAAATAGGTAAATTAAAAACAAAACAGAGCATTATTCGCTTTGACCCAGTGCGCGAACGAGAAATGCTAGATTATATTAAAGAGAATAACAACGGGCCATTTCAAGATGCCACGTTAGAACATATATTTAAAGAAATATTTAAAGCAAGTTTAGAATTACAAGAAGATGACCATAGTAAAGCTTTATTAGTATCACGTAAGAAGAAGCCAGAAAATACTGTAGTTAATTTAAAAGGAAAAGAAGTTGGAAATGGTGAATTAAGTTATGTCTTTGGTCCTTGTGCCGTAGAAAGCTATGAGCAAGTTGCAGCGGTAGCACAATCTGTAAAAGATAAAGGCCTAAAATTACTTCGTGGAGGTGCATTTAAACCACGTACTTCTCCATATGATTTCCAAGGTCTAGGTGTAGAAGGGCTACAAATACTTAAAAAAGTAGCAGATGAATATGATTTAGCTGTAATTAGCGAAATTGTGAATCCTGCTCATATCGAAGAAGCAATAGAATATATAGATGTTATTCAAATTGGCGCTAGAAACATGCAAAACTTCGAATTGCTTAAAGCAGCAGGCGATTCGAAAAAACCTGTATTATTAAAGCGAGGACTTTCTGCTACTATCTCAGAATTTATTAATGCTGCAGAGTACATTATGTCTAGAGGCAATGGAGACATTATCCTTTGTGAACGCGGAATTCGAACGTACGAAAAAGCAACAAGAAATACATTGGATATATCAGCAGTACCAGTATTGAAAAAAGAAACACATTTACCAATAATGGTGGATGTTACGCATTCTACTGGTCGTAGAGATCTCTTGTTACCTACTGCAAAAGCAGCAATTGCCGTTGGTGCAGATGGTGTAATGGCAGAAGTACATCCTGATCCAGCAGTCGCATTATCTGATTCTGCTCAACAAATGGATATTCCTACTTTCGATCAATTCTATAAAGAAATTAAAGAAACAGAAAATCGATTAAGATAA
- a CDS encoding cell division protein FtsA produces MPNTMFALDIGTRSVTGILLEMEESTYQVLDYVEIEHTERSMRDGQIHHVVAVAEVIKQVKQLLEERNNLTLHKACVAAAGRSLKTTKAKATITLNNQPITEQEEIKHIELLAVQEAQRNLIKEEKQDTLIHYCVGYSVLKYQLDNEEIGSFIDQQGETATVQIIATFLPKIVVESLLAALQRAELEMEALTLEPIAAIQVLIPKSMRRLNVALVDIGAGTSDIALTDQGTVIAYGMVPVAGDEITEAISDQYLLDFPKAEQMKRQIVNEGEAQIEDILGFKTVVTYNQCVEDIRTSINRLSDQITDEILRLNEKVPRAIMLVGGGSLTPELSKNIAAKLDLPENRVAIRSIEAIADLRKNDQTPQGPAFVTPIGIAIAASQNPVHYVTVTVNKKRIRMFEMKKLTVGDCIIQSGIDTNKLYGKPGAGIVINVNGRDMTIPGSVGQPPLIYVNSESASLDDFIKNGDIIEVQTGASGDSPCLRLNEIVDPPNLNFYYESELITLPTKIFVNGTIRNRDYIIQDQDNIEWKDKLTVQDFSELKSIPTKDVFYVYVNNREYTIPEASTTIHINGLEVSKENIISNKDKLEISSFISPTVSDLLRHLDTEMEQTCKIMFNDSSVVLRQPLALIYRNNEQLSMDSLLYEGDQIQLMEDVPKPFIFQDVFRFISLDIYNLDPGFKLYRNDRPTSFDEIIQPGDRLEIK; encoded by the coding sequence ATGCCTAATACCATGTTTGCTCTGGATATTGGTACACGCTCCGTTACTGGTATTTTATTAGAAATGGAAGAAAGTACCTATCAGGTCTTGGATTATGTTGAAATAGAACATACAGAACGATCTATGCGTGATGGTCAAATACACCATGTTGTTGCTGTAGCAGAAGTAATTAAACAAGTAAAGCAACTATTAGAAGAAAGAAATAATCTGACGTTACATAAAGCATGTGTCGCAGCAGCTGGACGGTCGTTAAAGACAACGAAAGCGAAAGCAACTATTACACTAAATAATCAACCAATTACAGAGCAAGAAGAAATAAAACATATTGAACTTCTCGCTGTTCAAGAAGCTCAACGGAATCTAATAAAAGAAGAAAAACAAGATACATTAATACACTATTGTGTCGGATATTCTGTACTAAAATATCAACTAGATAATGAGGAAATCGGTTCATTTATTGATCAACAAGGAGAAACTGCTACTGTACAGATCATTGCTACATTTCTCCCAAAAATCGTTGTTGAATCTCTTCTTGCTGCACTTCAACGTGCAGAATTAGAAATGGAAGCATTGACATTAGAACCGATTGCAGCCATTCAAGTATTGATCCCCAAATCTATGCGCAGGTTAAATGTAGCATTAGTTGATATTGGGGCTGGTACAAGTGATATTGCTCTGACAGATCAAGGAACGGTAATTGCCTATGGTATGGTCCCTGTTGCTGGAGATGAGATAACAGAAGCAATTAGTGACCAATACTTATTAGATTTTCCAAAAGCCGAACAAATGAAACGGCAAATTGTCAATGAAGGTGAAGCACAGATAGAAGATATATTGGGTTTTAAGACAGTTGTGACTTACAATCAATGCGTTGAAGATATTCGAACTTCTATTAATCGTTTATCTGATCAAATTACAGATGAAATTCTCAGGTTAAATGAAAAAGTACCACGTGCTATCATGCTTGTCGGTGGTGGAAGCTTAACCCCTGAACTCAGCAAGAATATTGCTGCCAAGTTAGACCTTCCTGAAAACCGTGTAGCAATAAGAAGCATTGAGGCCATTGCGGACTTAAGGAAGAATGACCAAACACCACAAGGTCCCGCTTTTGTAACTCCTATTGGAATAGCAATTGCAGCAAGTCAAAATCCAGTTCATTATGTAACTGTTACCGTGAATAAAAAACGTATTCGTATGTTTGAAATGAAAAAATTAACTGTTGGAGACTGTATTATTCAGTCAGGGATCGATACAAATAAATTATATGGAAAACCAGGAGCAGGTATTGTCATAAATGTAAACGGAAGAGATATGACCATTCCAGGATCTGTTGGCCAACCTCCTCTTATATATGTTAATTCCGAAAGTGCGTCCTTAGATGATTTTATAAAAAATGGCGATATTATTGAAGTACAAACAGGGGCATCAGGTGATTCTCCTTGTTTACGATTAAATGAAATTGTCGATCCTCCCAATCTAAATTTTTATTATGAAAGTGAGCTTATAACACTCCCTACAAAAATATTCGTTAATGGGACAATACGTAATCGTGACTATATCATTCAAGATCAAGATAATATTGAGTGGAAAGATAAACTAACCGTACAAGATTTTAGTGAATTAAAATCAATTCCAACAAAAGATGTCTTTTACGTATATGTGAATAATCGGGAGTATACAATTCCAGAAGCTTCGACAACGATTCATATTAATGGTCTAGAGGTTTCAAAAGAAAATATTATTTCTAACAAAGATAAATTGGAAATCTCATCGTTTATATCTCCTACTGTATCTGATCTTTTAAGACATTTAGATACCGAGATGGAACAAACATGCAAAATTATGTTTAATGATAGTTCAGTTGTTCTAAGACAGCCACTTGCATTAATATATAGAAATAATGAGCAACTGTCGATGGATTCTTTGCTATATGAAGGAGACCAAATTCAATTAATGGAAGACGTTCCAAAACCATTTATTTTTCAGGATGTATTCCGTTTTATTTCATTAGATATTTATAATTTAGATCCTGGTTTTAAACTCTATCGAAATGATCGACCCACTTCATTTGATGAAATCATCCAGCCAGGAGATCGTCTAGAAATTAAATAA
- a CDS encoding YtxH domain-containing protein codes for MADNQINTKDFLIGSLIGGLVGASAALLFAPKSGKELRGDINDGAVQVKHRADEWKTVAQEKGSEWKDKAYTTSKEFKKKAMDTTSDLSNSVASKSQEFTGNVKEKASELKDNAAKKVEEVKEDASNKKKEIQADAEIKKAEMEVEATKKKAEAKGAAKKTAEEIKK; via the coding sequence ATGGCTGATAATCAAATTAACACAAAGGACTTTCTAATTGGATCACTGATAGGTGGATTAGTTGGAGCATCTGCAGCATTACTTTTTGCTCCGAAGTCAGGAAAAGAACTACGTGGTGATATAAATGATGGTGCTGTACAAGTGAAGCATCGTGCAGATGAATGGAAAACAGTTGCACAAGAAAAAGGATCGGAATGGAAAGATAAAGCATACACAACATCAAAAGAATTTAAGAAGAAAGCAATGGATACAACTTCAGACCTTTCTAATTCAGTTGCATCAAAATCACAAGAATTCACAGGAAATGTGAAGGAGAAAGCTTCTGAGTTAAAAGATAATGCAGCTAAAAAAGTAGAAGAAGTCAAAGAAGACGCATCAAACAAGAAAAAGGAAATTCAAGCAGATGCGGAAATTAAAAAAGCTGAGATGGAAGTAGAAGCAACAAAGAAAAAAGCAGAAGCAAAAGGTGCTGCTAAAAAAACCGCAGAAGAAATAAAAAAATAG
- a CDS encoding DUF948 domain-containing protein — MEIILYIAAGIAALAFVILVVYVIITLKATKQTLNDVSGTLQGLEKQMQGVTSEATQLLNKTNRLAEDMNQKSSKLDSLFESAKGIGNTLQDFNQTLAHLSKIISKHSKEDQEKAAQAVKWGASLFEFWNNRKNKSK; from the coding sequence ATGGAAATCATACTATACATTGCCGCAGGGATTGCAGCTCTTGCTTTTGTAATACTGGTGGTTTATGTAATTATTACACTAAAAGCAACAAAACAAACACTAAATGATGTTTCAGGTACATTGCAAGGGCTAGAAAAGCAAATGCAGGGTGTAACATCTGAGGCTACACAATTATTAAATAAGACGAATCGACTTGCAGAAGATATGAATCAAAAGTCATCAAAATTAGATAGTCTATTTGAAAGTGCAAAAGGAATTGGAAATACGCTTCAAGATTTTAATCAGACATTAGCACATCTATCAAAAATTATTTCTAAACATTCGAAAGAAGATCAGGAAAAAGCAGCACAAGCAGTAAAATGGGGTGCATCGCTGTTTGAATTCTGGAATAATAGAAAGAATAAATCGAAATAA
- the murC gene encoding UDP-N-acetylmuramate--L-alanine ligase has protein sequence MTTYHFIGIKGTGMSALAQILHDSGEKVQGSDFEKRFFTQEALEQKEITILPFSKENIKEDYTIIAGNAFSDDHIEIQKAKELGCKFYRYHEFLGEWLKQYTSIAVTGAHGKTSTTGLLSHVLKSAYPISYLIGDGTGNGHVDSEYFVFEACEYRRHFLKYEPDYAIMTNIDFDHPDYFTSLDDVVDAFQSMADRVKKCIVACGDDEQLQGIHTKVPVIYYGFNDSNDFQAQNVVETANGTEFDVFVRNTYYDHFIIPTYGNHTVLNALAVIAICHYEGIPVEHMKQLDSFEGVKRRFTEKKIGSQIVIDDYAHHPKEISVTIESARKKYPNKDVVAIFQPHTFTRTKTFLKEFADSLNEADNVYLCEIFKSAREDSGQLTINDLQKLVPNSQILSLEETEVLQEFTDSVLIFMGAGDIQKFQSAYEETTTRSTNF, from the coding sequence ATGACAACTTACCATTTTATAGGTATAAAAGGAACTGGAATGAGTGCTCTCGCACAAATTCTTCATGACTCTGGAGAAAAAGTTCAAGGATCTGATTTTGAGAAGCGTTTCTTTACTCAAGAAGCGTTAGAGCAAAAAGAAATTACTATTTTACCGTTTTCTAAAGAAAATATTAAAGAAGACTATACAATAATTGCAGGAAATGCATTCTCTGATGATCATATTGAAATTCAGAAAGCCAAAGAACTTGGCTGTAAATTTTATCGTTATCATGAGTTTTTAGGTGAATGGCTAAAACAATATACAAGTATCGCAGTCACTGGAGCGCACGGAAAAACTTCAACGACGGGATTGTTATCTCATGTTTTAAAATCTGCTTATCCTATCTCTTATTTAATTGGAGATGGAACCGGAAATGGTCATGTAGATAGCGAATATTTTGTTTTTGAAGCATGTGAATATCGCAGACACTTTCTAAAATACGAGCCTGATTATGCGATTATGACGAATATTGATTTTGATCATCCAGATTACTTTACGAGTTTAGATGATGTTGTTGATGCATTTCAGTCTATGGCAGATCGTGTTAAAAAGTGTATTGTGGCATGTGGTGATGATGAGCAGCTACAAGGAATTCATACAAAGGTACCTGTGATCTATTATGGATTTAATGATTCGAATGATTTTCAAGCACAAAACGTAGTAGAAACTGCAAATGGTACTGAATTTGACGTTTTTGTACGTAACACATACTACGATCACTTTATTATCCCGACATATGGCAATCATACTGTGTTGAATGCACTAGCTGTCATTGCTATTTGTCACTATGAAGGGATTCCGGTGGAACATATGAAACAATTGGATTCCTTTGAGGGAGTTAAACGTCGATTTACAGAAAAGAAAATTGGTTCACAAATTGTTATTGATGATTATGCACATCATCCGAAAGAAATTTCCGTTACAATCGAATCTGCAAGAAAAAAATATCCAAATAAGGATGTTGTGGCTATTTTTCAACCACATACATTTACCCGAACAAAAACATTCTTGAAAGAGTTTGCGGATAGTTTAAATGAGGCTGATAATGTATATTTATGTGAAATTTTTAAATCAGCACGAGAAGATTCTGGACAGTTAACCATTAATGATTTGCAGAAATTAGTTCCGAACAGTCAAATTTTATCATTAGAAGAAACTGAAGTTTTACAAGAATTTACAGATAGTGTATTGATCTTTATGGGTGCAGGAGATATTCAAAAATTCCAATCTGCTTACGAAGAAACAACTACAAGATCAACAAATTTTTAA